GAGGGCCACGCTGTTGATAAATTTTCTGCGGGAGAGGTTGGACTCGTTCATAGGTTTCTGTTTTTTACCGGCGGTTGGAGCCGGATTCGGTGTTCTTGGATTCAGCAACAGACGCAGCGCGCGTTCGGCGGGTGACAGTCAACGGCTTTGCGCGGGTCCGGTGCAATCTCACGCGCCAAGGGAACACGAACAGCACCAACGGCTCAAGCCCCATTCGCGCGATCAAGCCAGCGGCTTCCGCCGGCCTCACGGGCAATCAACCCACTTCCAACTTCAAGCACCACACGCAAGCCTCGGTCACCGATGCGGAGCCGGCGCGCAACACGACCTCATCTGATTTCTCGCACATGGCGCGGATTCTCCTGCGTTGCCATGGGTTTATTCAGCGGATGCTCCGGCCCTCAGTCCGCGCTCGATCCCGCCGGCCCACAGGCGCAAAGCCTTGGCGCACTCTTTTGGTGGATGACCGCCGGCACCGCCATTATCTGGCTCGCCATGATCGCGCTGACGATCTACGCGATCCGCGTCGAACCCGATCCCGCAAAGAATGCGGGGCGCAGTCGGATGTTGATCGTCGTTGGGGGAACGCTGATCCCAACTGTCGTGCTGGCTGTTTTACTTACTTACGGTCTTGCAATGCTGCCCGCGATGGTCGCACCCGCACCCGCTGGAAGTCTGCGAATCAGGGTCATTGGCGAACAGTGGTGGTGGCGGGTGCAGTATGAACGCGAGGGGCGTCTCGTCGAACTCGCCAATGAAATCCGGATTCCTGTCAACGAACCCGTGCAATTCGAATTGATGAGTTCCAATGTGATCCACGCATTCTGGATTCCGTCCCTCGGGGGGAAGCGTGATATGATTCCAGGTCGCGTCATTCCGATCGCGCTGACGGCAAGCCGGACAGGATTGTTTCGCGGCGTTTGCGCCGAATATTGCGGCGCGTCGCACGCGTTGATGAGTTTCATCGTCGAAGTCATGGAAAAGCCGGCGTTCGAAAGCTGGCTTGAACAACAGGCCGCTGACGCAAGGATTCCTTCCAACGACGACGCGCTCCGCGGGCAACACCTGTTCGTCGAAAACGGTTGCGGCGCCTGCCACACCGTTCGAGGAACCCCTGCTTCTGGAACGATGGGCCCGGAACTGACGCATGTCGGAAGCCGCTTCAGCCTCGGCGCAGGTGTGCTGACGAATGACCTTTCCGCGCTTGAAAAGTGGATCGCCAGCCCCGACCGCATCAAACCTGCCGCGCACATGCCCGCTTTCGGGATGCTCCCTCCCGCTGATCAGCGCGCGCTGGCCGCATACCTGAAAGGACTCGAATGAGCCGGCGGCGCGAAAACGAACCAGGTTCACCCGATCGCGATATCTCGCCCCTCACGGAGGCACCGCCAGCAGAGTTGCAAAAGGCGCAACAGAATCGACTCCGCGCAGTGTGGCAATCGCCGCGCGGATGGCGGTATTGGTCCGATGTCAACAACACGCAGGTCGGAGTTTGGTACACCGCGACGGCGTTCCTCTTCTTTCTCTTCGGCGGCGTCCTCGCACTGCTCATCCGAATACAACTTGCAGTTCCCGGAAACACATTCCTCTCGGCGGACACCTACAACCAGGTCTTCACGGTGCACGGTTCCGTGATGATGTTCTTATTCGCGATTCCAATCTTTGAATCCATCGCCGTGATTTTCCTCCCGCAAATGCTCGGCGCCCGCGACCTTCCATTTCCCCTGCTCTCCGCTTTTGGTTATTGGTGTTTTCTGCTCGGCGGAATTTTTCTTTGCGGCTCCATCTTCTTCGATGCCGCGCCCAAAGGCGGCTGGTTCATGTATCCACCCCTCACGTCGCAATATCAACCTGGCTTGGGCGTTGATATCTGGCTGCTCGGCTTTTCATTCATCGAAATTGCTGCGATCGCCGCCGCGGTCGAACTGATCGTAGGCACCTTGAAATGCCGCCCGCCTGGAATGCGCATCAACCTCATCCCGCTCTACTGCTGGTATGTACTCGTCGCAGCTGCAATGGTGCTGTTCGCGTTTCCACCGTTAATTGCAGGAAGCATGTTGATGGAGGTCGAACGCGCCTTCAACTGGCCGTTCTTTGATGCAGCACGCGGGGGAGACCCCCTGTTGTGGCAGCACCTGTTCTGGCTCTTCGGACACCCAGAAGTCTACATCATCTTCCTGCCAAGCATCGCGATTGTGGCAATGATCGTTCCCACCTTCGCGCGCCGCCCCATTGTTGGTTACAGTTGGATCGTCCTTGCCGCGATTGGCACGGGCTTTCTCAGCTTCGGGTTGTGGGTGCATCACATGTTCACCACCGGCCTGCCCGGGATCTCGCTGGGATTGTTTTCAGCCGCAAGTGAAGCTGTCGCCATCCCGACCGGCGTCCAGATCTTCTGTTTCATCGCAACACTTGCCGCTGGGAAGCTCGCGCGCTCAGTTCCGATGTTGTTTATCTTCGGCGGCATCGCGGTCTTCATCATCGGCGGCCTCACGGGAGTGATGGTCGCGCTCGCACCGTTCGATTTTCAGGCGCACGACACGTTCTTCGTTGTCGGGCACCTTCATTATGTCCTGATCGGTGGCGCACTGTTTCCCATCATAGCAGGCTGCTACTATTTCTTCCCTCTCATCAACGGAAAGAAACTCTCGGACAAACTCGGCAAAGCCGGCTTCTGGCTGATGTTCATTGGCTTCAACATCACGTTCCTGCCCATGCACATCACGGGATTGCGCGGCATGGCCCGGCGTGTTTTCACATATCCCGAAGGAATCGGCTTCGATGGATTGAACCTGGTGTCCACCATCGGGTCTTTCATCCTCGGCACGGGTATCGCCGTGGTTGCGTGGGATCTCATCCGGCCCAAACGCAAGCAGCCGTTTTCGGAACAGAATCCCTGGAAAGCGGGAACGCTGGAATGGCTCCCGCATATGCCTCCCGAATCGTGGGGCGTGCGGTCCATTCCTGAAATTGACAGCCGTTATCCCCTTTGGGAGCAGCCTAATTTCCAACGCGACGTCGATGAGGGAAGATTTTATCTGCCCGACGCAGAAGAAGGAAAACGCGAGACTCTCGTCACCTCTGTCATCGACGCCACCCCGGTGCAATGCCTCCGCCTTCCGTTTCCCAGTTGGAAGGCGCTCGTCGCTGCGCTCACGATGGGAGGATTCTTCATCTTCGGCACCTATCATTGGTGGTGGCCTGCGTTGATCAGCGCCGTGGTGGCCACGTTCGCTGTCTGCTACTGGCTTTGGACGGGAACCGCTGTGATTCCCGAAAAGGAAAACAAAGACGTCGGACTCGGCCTCAAGCTGCCCTTGTACCTTTCGGGCCCCAAATCGGTGAGCTGGTGGGCGATGTTCATCACCATGCTTGCTGACTTCACCGCGTTCGTGAGCCTCGTGTTCGGTTACTTTTTCTATTGGACGATCCACGAGAATTTTCCGCCCGACTCCGCCAGGGGGCCAGGGTTGTTGTGGCCGTCCCTTTCAGCGGCTCTGCTTCTGGCTGCGTGGGGTGCGACGCTTTTGAGCAAGCGATGGAATCGTCTGGATCGCGCAATGCCTTTCTACGTGGGAATGGCATTGGCCGTGGTGCTCGCGGTGGCGGGCGCTGGCGCAATGATCGCGGGACCACTGCAAACGGGGCTTGATCCCAAAGCACACGCGTATTCCGCAATCGTCTGGCTGCTGGCCATCTGGGCAGCGTTCCACGTTATCGTTGGGGCCGTCATGCTCCTTTACTGCATCGCGCGCCGAATGGCGCAACGCCTGACATCGAAACACGACATCGATATCTGGAACGTCACGCTCTACTGGCACTTTGTGGCAGTCACAATTGTGATCACAGTTGCAGTCATCGGCGGATTTCCACTGGTCAAATGAAATCGAGCGATCCAGTCGCAGAGCCGCGTCAGAGCCTGTGGCTTCTGGTGATTTCGCCCATCATCTGGTCGGTGCATTTCCTTCTGTGTTACATAACCGCCGCAGTTTGGTGCGCAAAATATGCAGGGCCGGACAAATCACTGGGACCCGTTCGCACCGCGATATGCACCTACACAATACTGGCTGTCATAGGAATCGCATTCGTCGCCTTTCGCGGCTATCGCAAACATTCCCACGGAACCGCGGCCTTGCCGCACGACGACGACACGCCCGAGGATCGTCATCGGTTCCTCGGCTTTGCCACGTTGCTCCTGTCTGGCCTGAGTTTGATCGGAACCTTGTTTGAGGCGCTCGTGCTCGCCTTCTTTTGGAAATGTCACTAGGCCGTGAAAGTTAGTCTCGTCATCATCGGCGCCGCGGTTCTGCTCTTCGCATGGGCGGGACTCGGGCCATTCGCCGAACGCGCGTTCTTTGTCCACATGACAATGCACATGGCCGTCGTCGCAGTCGCGGCGCCGCTCATCGCATTGGGTATCGCGGACAGCCATTGGGATCCCGTGCGGCGCTGGCCCGGATTTTTTGCGCCAGTGCCTTTGTCGATTGCCGAGCTGATCGCGGTTTGGGCCTGGCATACTCCCGGATTGCATCACCTCGCGCGCCATACTCTCGGCGGATTCGTTGCCGAACAGGCAATCTTCCTGATCGCAGGATTGCTGGTGTGGTTGTCGGCATTCGGCGGCGCGCGCGGGAATTTCAATCGCACGGGCGCCGGAATTATCGGCCTTCTCCTGACCTCGATGCATATGACCTTGCTCGGCGCACTGCTCGCCCTGACTCCGCGTGCACTCTACGAACATCATCAGGGTTTTCATTCCCTGACCGCGCTCGGGGACCAGCAACTCGGGGGCGCCATCATGATTCTGATTGGAGGTGCGTCCTACCTCGCGGGCGGATTATGCCTGAGCCGGGGCTTGCTCCGGGAACGCGTGACGAAAACGGAATTCATCGCATGAAGCGCGAAGTCGAAACACACGGTCGCGATGCACGCTCTGAAAAGCGACAAACCCGGCGCCGCTGGGTGATGCGCGGCGTGCTGATCGCAGCGTTGCTTGGCGCCGCCGGATTTCTTCTCGCCGCTTCCGGGATCATTCCGATCACGGCAAGTTCCCGTCATTGGGCGATCACGCGCTGGTTTCTGAACTTCTCCAAGGAGCGCTCCGTTGCGACGCATTCCATCGGAATCAAGGTTCCGCCTCTGAATGACGAATGGCGCATTCTGAAAGGCGCGGGTCATTTCGAAACTGGATGCCGCCCTTGCCATGGCAGTCCCGACGTTCCGCAGCCGCGCATCGCATTTGCAATGACTCCGAATCCGCCGCCGCTCTCCACGCATGGACAGGATTTTGAACCCGCCGAACTATTCTACATCGTGAAACACGGCATCAAGTTCACAGGCATGCCCGCATGGCCTTCACAAAACCGTGACGATGAAGTGTGGGACATGGTCGCATTTCTGCGGAAGCTTCCCGAACTCGACGGCGAGCAATACCGGCGTCTCGTGCATGGCACCGCCACACCTGATGACGACGCCCCGTTGCAGGAACTCCTGCCGTCCAGGGGCACCCGGAACGTGGTCAGCCAGAACTGTGCGCGTTGCCATGGGAGCGACGGCAATGGCCGTGGGAATGAAGCCTTCCCGGCACTCGCAGGACAGAAGGAGCAATACCTTTATGCCTCGATGAAAGCCTATCTCGAAAAAAGGCGTCACAGCGGAATCATGGAGCCGATCGCTGCTGGACTTGACGATGCCGCAATGCGCGAAATCGCGCGCTACTACAGCGCCCTGCCGCGCCGTGCGTCCCCATCCACCAATGCCGCGGCCATTGCCCGCGGCGAAACAATTGCACTCCGTGGGATTCCCGCGCGCCGTGTCGCCGCCTGCGCGCAATGCCATGGACCGTCACCTGTCGAATCCAATCCATTCTATCCACGCCTTGCCGGGCAGTATGCCGGTTATCTCGAACTTCAACTCGGCCTTTTTCAAAAGCGTGCGCG
This genomic stretch from Verrucomicrobiia bacterium harbors:
- a CDS encoding c-type cytochrome — translated: MKREVETHGRDARSEKRQTRRRWVMRGVLIAALLGAAGFLLAASGIIPITASSRHWAITRWFLNFSKERSVATHSIGIKVPPLNDEWRILKGAGHFETGCRPCHGSPDVPQPRIAFAMTPNPPPLSTHGQDFEPAELFYIVKHGIKFTGMPAWPSQNRDDEVWDMVAFLRKLPELDGEQYRRLVHGTATPDDDAPLQELLPSRGTRNVVSQNCARCHGSDGNGRGNEAFPALAGQKEQYLYASMKAYLEKRRHSGIMEPIAAGLDDAAMREIARYYSALPRRASPSTNAAAIARGETIALRGIPARRVAACAQCHGPSPVESNPFYPRLAGQYAGYLELQLGLFQKRARGGTPYSHVMHYTADTLSAEERRDVALYYSSLEYQTTEDEP
- a CDS encoding cytochrome c oxidase assembly protein, whose amino-acid sequence is MKVSLVIIGAAVLLFAWAGLGPFAERAFFVHMTMHMAVVAVAAPLIALGIADSHWDPVRRWPGFFAPVPLSIAELIAVWAWHTPGLHHLARHTLGGFVAEQAIFLIAGLLVWLSAFGGARGNFNRTGAGIIGLLLTSMHMTLLGALLALTPRALYEHHQGFHSLTALGDQQLGGAIMILIGGASYLAGGLCLSRGLLRERVTKTEFIA
- the ctaD gene encoding cytochrome c oxidase subunit I; translated protein: MSRRRENEPGSPDRDISPLTEAPPAELQKAQQNRLRAVWQSPRGWRYWSDVNNTQVGVWYTATAFLFFLFGGVLALLIRIQLAVPGNTFLSADTYNQVFTVHGSVMMFLFAIPIFESIAVIFLPQMLGARDLPFPLLSAFGYWCFLLGGIFLCGSIFFDAAPKGGWFMYPPLTSQYQPGLGVDIWLLGFSFIEIAAIAAAVELIVGTLKCRPPGMRINLIPLYCWYVLVAAAMVLFAFPPLIAGSMLMEVERAFNWPFFDAARGGDPLLWQHLFWLFGHPEVYIIFLPSIAIVAMIVPTFARRPIVGYSWIVLAAIGTGFLSFGLWVHHMFTTGLPGISLGLFSAASEAVAIPTGVQIFCFIATLAAGKLARSVPMLFIFGGIAVFIIGGLTGVMVALAPFDFQAHDTFFVVGHLHYVLIGGALFPIIAGCYYFFPLINGKKLSDKLGKAGFWLMFIGFNITFLPMHITGLRGMARRVFTYPEGIGFDGLNLVSTIGSFILGTGIAVVAWDLIRPKRKQPFSEQNPWKAGTLEWLPHMPPESWGVRSIPEIDSRYPLWEQPNFQRDVDEGRFYLPDAEEGKRETLVTSVIDATPVQCLRLPFPSWKALVAALTMGGFFIFGTYHWWWPALISAVVATFAVCYWLWTGTAVIPEKENKDVGLGLKLPLYLSGPKSVSWWAMFITMLADFTAFVSLVFGYFFYWTIHENFPPDSARGPGLLWPSLSAALLLAAWGATLLSKRWNRLDRAMPFYVGMALAVVLAVAGAGAMIAGPLQTGLDPKAHAYSAIVWLLAIWAAFHVIVGAVMLLYCIARRMAQRLTSKHDIDIWNVTLYWHFVAVTIVITVAVIGGFPLVK
- the coxB gene encoding cytochrome c oxidase subunit II, with protein sequence MGLFSGCSGPQSALDPAGPQAQSLGALFWWMTAGTAIIWLAMIALTIYAIRVEPDPAKNAGRSRMLIVVGGTLIPTVVLAVLLTYGLAMLPAMVAPAPAGSLRIRVIGEQWWWRVQYEREGRLVELANEIRIPVNEPVQFELMSSNVIHAFWIPSLGGKRDMIPGRVIPIALTASRTGLFRGVCAEYCGASHALMSFIVEVMEKPAFESWLEQQAADARIPSNDDALRGQHLFVENGCGACHTVRGTPASGTMGPELTHVGSRFSLGAGVLTNDLSALEKWIASPDRIKPAAHMPAFGMLPPADQRALAAYLKGLE